A single region of the Prevotella sp. HUN102 genome encodes:
- the pssA gene encoding CDP-diacylglycerol--serine O-phosphatidyltransferase → MNLKKHIPNSITCCNLISGCIATMFAVANELNVALLFIVLGAVFDFFDGMTARLLKVSSPIGKELDSLADVITFGVAPATMVFSELHIMDYPGILNALRDYIPFSAFIMAAFSALRLAKFNLDERQALGFIGLPTPANALFWGSLLVGGRRFIEASPLMLFFVLGGICVSSWLMVSEIPMFALKFKQWGWKGNEVKYIFLLTCIPLLIIFGIAGLAIIIAWYVLLSAIIHK, encoded by the coding sequence ATGAATCTTAAAAAGCATATTCCCAATAGCATTACCTGCTGCAACCTCATTTCCGGCTGCATTGCAACGATGTTTGCCGTTGCCAATGAGTTGAATGTTGCATTGCTATTCATCGTTTTAGGAGCAGTTTTCGATTTTTTCGATGGGATGACAGCACGTTTGCTGAAAGTCAGTTCGCCGATTGGTAAGGAACTGGACTCATTAGCAGATGTAATTACGTTTGGAGTAGCTCCTGCAACGATGGTTTTCAGCGAACTCCATATTATGGATTATCCGGGAATATTGAATGCACTTCGCGACTATATCCCGTTCTCGGCATTCATAATGGCTGCATTTTCAGCATTGCGATTGGCAAAGTTCAATCTCGACGAGCGACAGGCATTAGGCTTCATTGGACTGCCGACCCCTGCCAATGCGCTTTTTTGGGGTTCATTATTAGTAGGTGGCAGAAGATTTATAGAAGCATCGCCGTTGATGCTCTTCTTTGTTCTCGGAGGAATCTGCGTAAGTTCGTGGCTGATGGTTTCTGAAATTCCGATGTTTGCCTTGAAGTTCAAACAATGGGGATGGAAAGGAAACGAAGTAAAGTACATTTTTCTGCTGACCTGTATACCATTGCTTATCATCTTTGGGATAGCAGGTTTGGCAATAATCATCGCTTGGTATGTGCTCTTGTCAGCAATTATCCACAAATAA
- the pyrH gene encoding UMP kinase has protein sequence MARFKRILLKLSGESLMGSQGHGIDPERLSDYARQIKEVQEMGVQIGIVIGGGNIFRGLSGSQKGFDRVKGDQMGMCATVINSLALSSALGAIGVKSKVLTAIRMEPIGEFYSKWKAIEAMEAGYVCIFSAGTGSPYFTTDTGSSLRGIEIEADVMLKGTRVDGIYTADPEKDPTATKFTEITYDEIYTKGLKVMDLTATTMCKENNLPIYVFNMDVVGNLKKVMDGEEIGTLVHN, from the coding sequence ATGGCAAGATTTAAGAGAATACTCTTGAAACTTTCAGGAGAAAGTTTAATGGGCAGTCAGGGACACGGAATTGATCCGGAACGTCTGTCTGATTATGCCCGCCAGATAAAGGAAGTGCAGGAGATGGGAGTTCAGATAGGCATCGTTATCGGTGGCGGCAACATCTTCCGTGGATTGAGTGGAAGCCAGAAAGGCTTCGACCGCGTGAAGGGCGACCAGATGGGTATGTGTGCAACCGTGATTAATTCGTTGGCATTAAGCTCTGCATTGGGTGCAATCGGCGTGAAGTCAAAGGTTCTGACGGCTATCCGTATGGAACCTATCGGCGAATTTTACAGCAAGTGGAAAGCCATCGAGGCTATGGAAGCAGGCTATGTGTGCATATTCTCGGCCGGAACGGGTAGCCCGTATTTCACAACCGACACCGGCTCAAGCCTTCGCGGCATTGAGATTGAGGCAGACGTGATGCTGAAGGGCACTCGTGTTGATGGCATCTATACGGCTGACCCCGAAAAAGACCCTACTGCTACCAAGTTCACGGAGATTACCTACGACGAAATCTATACGAAGGGGCTGAAGGTTATGGACCTTACTGCAACTACTATGTGCAAGGAAAACAATCTTCCTATCTATGTATTCAATATGGACGTAGTGGGCAATTTGAAGAAAGTGATGGACGGAGAAGAGATTGGTACGCTGGTACACAACTAA
- a CDS encoding biotin--[acetyl-CoA-carboxylase] ligase → MDILKRIKNAFRKEEKPAAKIIRLESVDSTNNFLMAYTPTADEAMTVAVADYQTEGRGQGTNTWESEEGKNLLFSILLHPSEIAVRNQFLLSEYGALALKEALTDYVDEDITLKWPNDIYWRDKKLSGTLIETKLGAGRIKDCVFGIGLNVNQTDFRSDAPNPVSLCQILGREVDRDELLEKIVCSFEKNYELIRSANYAAISGMYHEAMYRNKGFHLFEDADGTFEGAIVEVEDDGHLVLRDRQGMIRTYEFKEIKYGKI, encoded by the coding sequence ATGGATATATTAAAAAGAATCAAGAATGCTTTCCGAAAGGAAGAGAAACCTGCTGCAAAGATTATCCGTCTGGAGTCTGTCGATAGTACGAACAACTTCCTTATGGCTTACACTCCAACCGCAGACGAGGCTATGACGGTAGCCGTTGCCGACTATCAGACGGAAGGGCGTGGACAGGGCACCAACACTTGGGAGAGCGAAGAGGGAAAGAATCTTCTTTTTTCCATCTTGCTGCATCCGTCCGAAATAGCCGTTCGCAACCAGTTTCTCCTGTCAGAATACGGTGCTTTGGCATTGAAGGAAGCCTTGACCGACTATGTTGATGAAGATATAACTCTGAAATGGCCGAACGATATCTATTGGAGGGACAAGAAACTCAGTGGAACGCTCATAGAAACCAAACTGGGCGCAGGCAGAATCAAGGATTGCGTGTTTGGAATTGGGCTGAATGTCAATCAGACTGATTTCAGGAGCGATGCGCCAAATCCGGTTTCCTTGTGTCAGATTCTCGGGCGCGAAGTAGACAGGGACGAGCTTCTTGAGAAGATTGTTTGCTCGTTCGAGAAAAATTATGAACTGATACGCAGCGCAAACTATGCTGCCATTTCGGGAATGTATCACGAGGCGATGTATCGCAACAAGGGTTTCCATCTGTTTGAAGATGCTGACGGAACGTTTGAAGGCGCAATCGTTGAAGTGGAGGACGACGGACATCTCGTGCTTAGAGACCGTCAGGGAATGATAAGAACTTACGAATTTAAAGAAATAAAGTATGGCAAGATTTAA
- a CDS encoding WG repeat-containing protein, whose product MKALFLKSIATLLFRSIFLFPAGCTKPDNRLFSIEKNDLYGYADARGDTVVGCQYTLCFTDTITRIGFVADQHGRISCLDNQGKFLFFVFAYDNGPDNPSEGLFRIIGQDGRMGYADTLGHIVIEPRYKFAHPFVNGRAKVADRGSVVIEGSPNGDRHETWVSDKWYHISR is encoded by the coding sequence ATGAAGGCACTCTTTCTGAAAAGTATCGCCACGCTGCTTTTCCGCTCCATTTTCCTTTTCCCCGCAGGCTGTACGAAGCCAGACAACAGGCTTTTCAGCATAGAGAAGAACGACCTGTACGGCTATGCCGACGCACGCGGCGATACGGTCGTCGGCTGCCAATATACGCTCTGCTTCACGGATACGATTACCCGAATCGGCTTTGTTGCCGACCAGCACGGACGCATCAGCTGTCTTGACAATCAAGGCAAATTCCTCTTCTTCGTCTTTGCCTACGACAATGGTCCCGATAATCCATCCGAAGGACTTTTCAGAATCATCGGACAAGACGGCCGTATGGGCTACGCCGACACCCTCGGGCATATCGTCATCGAGCCCAGATACAAATTCGCACATCCTTTTGTGAACGGAAGAGCCAAGGTGGCCGACCGGGGAAGCGTCGTCATTGAAGGCAGTCCGAATGGAGACAGGCACGAGACGTGGGTTTCGGACAAATGGTATCATATCTCGCGCTGA
- the dnaE gene encoding DNA polymerase III subunit alpha, with translation MEDFVHLHVHTHYSILDGQSKVQYLVDKAVKNGMKGMAITDHGVMFGIKEFSDYCAKINKGRKEKGEEPFKPIFGCEMYVARRTKFDKVKDMHDNSGYHLIVLAKNYTGYKNLIKLVSRAWVDGYYYRPRTDRADLEKYHEGLIVCTACIAGEVPNKIIHDDIEGAREACEWYHRVFGDDFYLELQRHEVKDPNLIANREAFPLQQKANKVLLQFAKEYGIKVVCTNDCHFEDQETAEAHDHLLCLSTQEDLHDPKRMRYSKQEWFKTREEMNEVFADVPEAMANTIDILNKVEIYSIDNGPIMPFFPIPEDFGTEEEWRRIFSEEDLYREFTTDENGENQLSPEEGQKVIERLGGYEKMYRIKFEADYLAKLAYDGAKPLYGEPLSDEVRKAINFELHVMKTMGFPGYFLIVQDFINAARTELGVMVGPGRGSAAGSVVAYCLGITRIDPLKYDLLFERFLNPDRVNLPDIDTDFDDDGRGKVLQWVMDKYGEENCAHIITYSTMATKNSIKDVARVEQLPLEVSNALCKAIPDRLPEGMKMNLTNAIKCTPQLQEAEVSEDLRERNTIKYAKMLEGTVRGTGIHACGFIICRNPISEWVPISTATDPDYPDQKVPVTQYDGHVIETTGLIKMDFLGLKTLSEIKEACKVIKQTTGDIVDIDNIPIDDELTYQLYQRGQTIGTFQFESAGMQKYLRELHPTVFEDLIAMNALYRPGPMDYIPDFIKRKNDPSLVKYDIPCMEKYLKDTYGITVYQEQVMLLSRQLANFTRGESDALRKAMGKKKKAIVDAMKPKFLKQGQENGHDPVVLEKIWTDWEKFASYAFNKSHATCYSWVAYQTAYLKAHYPAEFMAALMTRRFSQITEITKLMEECKAMKIQTLGPDVNESQMGFGVNKKGEIRFGLSAIKGMGTGAAQAIVNERLKNGAYKDIFDFAERIDLSNVNRKAFESLAYSGGFDSFGLQREQFFGITNKGQTFLDTLVRYAQLFQMEKAQQQNSLFGGDDAVDVAHPAIPKGEKWPTIEKLNKERELVGIYLSAHPLDEYGVILNNMCNTKCTEVSRNADYAELSKRDEITFGGIITEVVERFSQKTGKPFGFVKIEDYEGTGELALFGDDWARYNGLMKENYTIFVTAKCQPRYRNSEIYELKVSNVEQLYDVKAHRLKSFTITLDALTLTEDTVADLTSVIEECPGDTQLLVQLRTPEQNVVKLRSRSKGVNVDRKLIEFLKRNPAMAYHIN, from the coding sequence ATGGAAGATTTCGTACATTTACACGTTCACACGCATTATTCAATCCTTGATGGCCAGTCAAAGGTGCAGTATCTTGTAGACAAGGCCGTCAAGAATGGGATGAAAGGTATGGCCATCACCGACCACGGTGTGATGTTTGGCATCAAGGAGTTTTCTGACTACTGTGCAAAAATCAACAAAGGACGCAAGGAAAAAGGCGAGGAACCGTTCAAGCCCATCTTCGGCTGTGAAATGTATGTGGCACGCCGAACTAAATTTGACAAGGTAAAAGATATGCACGATAACTCGGGTTATCATCTTATTGTCCTTGCCAAGAATTACACTGGTTACAAGAATCTTATCAAACTTGTGTCAAGGGCTTGGGTGGACGGTTATTACTATCGCCCAAGAACCGACCGTGCCGATTTGGAAAAGTATCACGAAGGATTGATTGTCTGCACGGCCTGCATTGCAGGAGAAGTTCCCAACAAGATAATCCACGACGATATAGAAGGTGCACGTGAGGCTTGTGAATGGTACCACCGTGTATTCGGAGACGATTTCTATCTGGAATTGCAGCGGCACGAAGTGAAGGATCCGAACCTCATTGCCAATCGTGAGGCATTTCCCTTGCAACAAAAGGCGAACAAAGTGCTGTTGCAGTTTGCAAAGGAATACGGAATAAAGGTTGTCTGCACGAACGACTGCCACTTTGAAGATCAGGAAACGGCCGAAGCTCACGACCATCTGCTCTGTCTGAGCACTCAGGAAGACCTTCACGATCCGAAACGTATGCGCTATTCAAAGCAGGAATGGTTTAAGACACGTGAGGAAATGAATGAAGTCTTTGCCGATGTGCCGGAAGCTATGGCCAACACGATAGATATTCTTAATAAGGTAGAGATTTACAGTATCGACAATGGTCCGATTATGCCGTTCTTTCCGATTCCCGAAGACTTTGGAACGGAAGAGGAATGGCGAAGGATATTCTCGGAAGAAGATCTTTATCGTGAATTTACTACCGACGAGAATGGAGAAAACCAATTAAGTCCTGAAGAGGGACAGAAGGTTATCGAGCGTCTCGGTGGGTATGAAAAGATGTACCGCATCAAGTTCGAAGCCGACTATCTGGCCAAACTTGCCTATGACGGAGCTAAGCCATTGTATGGCGAACCATTGTCGGATGAAGTGAGAAAGGCCATCAACTTCGAGCTTCACGTAATGAAAACAATGGGTTTCCCCGGCTACTTCCTTATCGTGCAGGACTTTATCAACGCAGCACGTACCGAACTCGGAGTGATGGTTGGCCCCGGACGTGGCTCTGCTGCCGGTTCCGTCGTGGCTTATTGCTTGGGTATTACGAGGATAGACCCGTTGAAATACGACTTGCTTTTTGAGCGTTTTCTAAACCCAGACCGTGTAAATCTTCCCGATATTGATACCGACTTCGACGACGACGGACGAGGAAAAGTGCTGCAATGGGTAATGGACAAGTACGGAGAAGAGAATTGCGCACACATCATTACTTACTCTACGATGGCAACAAAGAACTCCATCAAGGATGTCGCACGTGTAGAGCAATTACCTCTGGAGGTTTCAAATGCTTTGTGCAAAGCCATTCCCGACCGTTTGCCGGAGGGAATGAAGATGAATCTTACCAATGCCATCAAGTGTACACCACAGTTGCAGGAAGCCGAAGTGAGCGAAGACTTGCGCGAAAGAAACACGATAAAGTATGCCAAGATGCTCGAAGGAACGGTGCGTGGAACTGGCATTCACGCTTGCGGATTCATCATCTGCCGCAATCCTATCAGCGAGTGGGTGCCCATTTCTACGGCAACCGACCCAGACTATCCCGACCAGAAAGTGCCTGTAACGCAGTATGACGGACACGTAATCGAAACTACCGGCTTGATCAAGATGGACTTCCTCGGTCTGAAGACGCTTTCGGAAATCAAGGAGGCGTGCAAGGTTATCAAGCAGACCACCGGCGACATCGTAGATATCGACAATATCCCTATCGACGACGAACTGACATATCAGCTTTATCAGCGGGGACAAACCATCGGTACGTTCCAGTTCGAGTCGGCAGGTATGCAGAAGTATCTTCGAGAACTGCACCCGACGGTATTTGAAGACCTCATTGCGATGAACGCCTTGTACCGCCCCGGACCGATGGACTACATTCCCGACTTCATCAAGCGAAAGAACGACCCCTCACTGGTAAAATACGATATTCCTTGCATGGAGAAATACCTCAAGGACACTTACGGAATTACCGTGTATCAGGAGCAAGTGATGCTTCTCAGTCGTCAGTTGGCCAACTTTACCCGTGGAGAAAGCGATGCGCTCCGCAAGGCGATGGGTAAGAAGAAGAAAGCCATCGTAGACGCAATGAAGCCAAAATTCCTGAAACAGGGACAGGAAAACGGACACGACCCTGTCGTCTTGGAAAAGATATGGACCGACTGGGAAAAGTTTGCGAGCTATGCTTTCAATAAGTCCCACGCCACCTGCTATTCTTGGGTGGCTTATCAGACGGCGTACCTGAAAGCCCATTACCCTGCCGAATTTATGGCAGCACTGATGACACGTCGTTTCAGTCAGATTACTGAAATCACAAAACTGATGGAAGAGTGCAAGGCGATGAAGATACAGACGCTCGGACCCGACGTGAACGAAAGCCAGATGGGATTCGGTGTAAATAAGAAAGGAGAAATCCGATTCGGTCTTTCGGCCATCAAGGGTATGGGAACGGGAGCTGCGCAAGCCATCGTGAACGAGCGGCTGAAGAACGGAGCCTACAAGGATATCTTTGATTTCGCGGAGCGAATAGACCTGAGCAACGTCAATCGCAAGGCATTTGAAAGCCTTGCGTACAGCGGCGGCTTCGACAGTTTCGGCTTGCAGCGCGAACAGTTCTTCGGAATTACCAATAAGGGACAGACCTTCCTCGACACACTCGTCAGATATGCGCAGCTCTTCCAGATGGAAAAGGCACAGCAGCAGAACTCTCTTTTCGGCGGCGACGACGCAGTCGATGTGGCGCATCCGGCGATTCCGAAGGGCGAAAAGTGGCCCACCATCGAGAAGCTCAACAAGGAACGCGAACTTGTGGGCATCTATCTCTCGGCGCATCCGTTGGATGAATACGGCGTTATTCTGAACAATATGTGCAACACAAAGTGTACGGAAGTGAGCCGCAATGCCGATTATGCCGAACTGTCAAAGCGCGACGAGATTACTTTCGGCGGCATCATAACGGAAGTTGTGGAGCGTTTCTCACAGAAAACAGGCAAGCCATTCGGCTTTGTAAAGATAGAAGATTATGAAGGAACAGGCGAATTGGCACTGTTTGGCGACGATTGGGCGCGATATAATGGCTTAATGAAAGAAAATTATACTATCTTTGTAACGGCAAAATGCCAGCCTCGCTACCGGAACAGCGAAATCTACGAGCTGAAAGTGAGCAATGTGGAGCAACTGTATGACGTGAAGGCACACCGGCTGAAGAGTTTTACCATCACGCTTGACGCTTTGACGCTGACAGAAGACACCGTGGCAGACCTGACATCTGTCATAGAGGAATGCCCCGGCGACACGCAGTTGCTCGTTCAGTTGCGCACGCCGGAGCAGAACGTGGTAAAGCTCCGAAGCAGAAGCAAGGGAGTGAACGTGGACAGAAAGCTGATAGAGTTTCTCAAACGGAATCCTGCAATGGCCTACCACATAAATTAA
- a CDS encoding phosphatidylserine decarboxylase family protein → MGKIKRKLRKIRIHHEGTDQILYGGIGIVLIALILWFAMPQNHIPFWIFIAIFGTVYSIVLNFYRCPIRYFEGEDTEKIVVAPADGHIVVVEEVEENTYFHDNRMMVSIFMSLWNVHANWFPVDGTVKFVKHFDGKFMKAWLPKASEENEHTDTMLVTPDGQEILCRQIAGAVARRIVNYAKDGDECFIDEHLGFIKLGSRVDLYLPMGSEILVQMGQSTTGDQTVIAKLP, encoded by the coding sequence ATGGGAAAAATCAAGAGAAAACTTAGAAAAATCAGAATACATCACGAAGGTACGGACCAAATACTGTATGGAGGAATAGGCATAGTGCTCATTGCCCTCATTTTATGGTTTGCAATGCCTCAGAACCATATACCTTTTTGGATTTTCATCGCCATTTTCGGTACTGTTTATAGCATCGTGCTCAATTTCTACCGTTGTCCTATCAGATATTTTGAAGGCGAAGATACTGAAAAGATTGTTGTAGCTCCGGCAGACGGACACATTGTCGTTGTGGAAGAAGTTGAAGAAAATACCTATTTTCACGACAACCGTATGATGGTTTCCATCTTTATGAGTCTTTGGAACGTACACGCCAACTGGTTTCCTGTTGATGGAACCGTGAAATTCGTCAAGCATTTCGATGGCAAGTTTATGAAAGCGTGGCTTCCTAAAGCGAGCGAGGAAAACGAACATACCGATACGATGCTTGTAACTCCCGATGGTCAGGAGATTCTTTGCCGTCAGATTGCCGGTGCAGTAGCACGCCGTATCGTCAATTATGCAAAGGATGGCGATGAATGCTTCATAGACGAGCACCTCGGTTTCATTAAATTGGGTAGTCGTGTCGATCTTTATCTTCCAATGGGTTCGGAAATCCTTGTCCAGATGGGACAGTCCACAACTGGCGACCAAACCGTAATAGCCAAACTACCTTAG
- a CDS encoding DUF4834 family protein produces the protein MATILKFILAIFFLFLVAILWIAYTFYKQIKHTANRFQQRERPQYQAGTDGDTVIDNRPQAQRKKQIIGDDEGEYVDFTESETQSGQKE, from the coding sequence ATGGCAACAATTCTTAAGTTCATTCTTGCAATATTCTTCCTCTTTTTGGTAGCTATCCTTTGGATAGCCTACACATTCTATAAACAGATAAAACACACTGCGAATAGATTTCAGCAGAGAGAACGCCCACAATATCAAGCTGGAACTGATGGCGATACGGTTATAGACAATCGCCCGCAAGCGCAAAGAAAGAAACAAATCATAGGAGATGACGAAGGAGAATATGTGGATTTTACCGAGTCAGAAACTCAATCAGGGCAGAAAGAATAA
- a CDS encoding YraN family protein has protein sequence MATHNELGAWGEELACEYLRQSGYRILDRNWKYGRRDLDIVAVENDVLVVAEVKTRRNERFTDADEAVNAQKIRSLSIAANAYVKSHCWNQDIRFDIITIVGSPDEHEVRHVKDAFLPFV, from the coding sequence ATGGCAACACACAACGAATTGGGAGCGTGGGGAGAGGAGCTTGCGTGCGAATATCTGCGCCAAAGCGGTTACAGAATACTCGACAGAAACTGGAAATACGGTCGGCGGGACTTGGATATTGTAGCCGTGGAAAATGATGTACTCGTAGTGGCAGAGGTTAAAACACGCAGAAACGAAAGATTCACGGATGCCGATGAGGCTGTGAATGCACAGAAAATCCGTTCTCTTTCCATTGCTGCAAATGCCTATGTGAAGTCGCATTGCTGGAATCAAGACATTCGTTTTGACATCATTACGATAGTCGGTAGCCCTGATGAGCACGAAGTCAGACACGTAAAGGATGCTTTCCTGCCATTTGTCTGA
- the tsaE gene encoding tRNA (adenosine(37)-N6)-threonylcarbamoyltransferase complex ATPase subunit type 1 TsaE, with protein sequence MEIKIKSLDAIHEAAKEFISNIGENKVFAFYGRMGAGKTTFIKALCEILGVEDVITSPTFALVNEYTDGNDNPIYHFDFYRIKKLDEVYDMGYEDYFYSGSLCLLEWPELIEEILPENAVKVTIEELEDGTRSVSF encoded by the coding sequence ATGGAAATCAAGATAAAGAGCCTCGACGCTATCCACGAGGCTGCAAAAGAGTTCATCAGCAACATCGGCGAAAACAAAGTATTTGCCTTCTACGGCAGGATGGGTGCCGGCAAGACCACGTTCATCAAGGCTCTCTGCGAGATTCTCGGCGTTGAAGACGTCATAACTTCCCCCACCTTCGCCCTTGTGAACGAATATACCGACGGCAACGACAATCCCATCTACCACTTCGACTTCTACCGCATCAAGAAACTCGACGAAGTCTACGATATGGGCTACGAAGACTACTTCTACAGCGGCAGCCTCTGTCTCCTCGAGTGGCCCGAACTCATCGAAGAAATATTGCCCGAGAATGCCGTCAAGGTAACGATTGAAGAACTGGAAGACGGCACGCGCAGCGTCAGTTTCTGA
- a CDS encoding nucleoside deaminase, translating into MSMEEQQKKDEYYMRRALAEAEAAYREGEIPVGAVVVCRDRIIARAHNLTETLNDVTAHAEMQAITMAANELGGKYLQDCTLYVTVEPCIMCAGAIGWAQLKRIVYGCRDEKRGYMEYAPKALHPKATTVYGVLEDECKDLMQRFFKERR; encoded by the coding sequence ATGAGTATGGAAGAACAACAGAAGAAAGACGAATACTATATGCGGCGTGCGCTGGCCGAAGCCGAAGCTGCATACAGGGAAGGCGAAATACCGGTGGGAGCCGTAGTGGTTTGTCGAGACAGAATCATAGCCCGTGCGCACAATCTGACTGAAACGCTGAACGACGTTACTGCGCACGCAGAAATGCAGGCGATAACGATGGCAGCCAACGAGTTGGGTGGGAAATACTTGCAGGACTGCACGCTTTACGTTACCGTTGAGCCTTGCATAATGTGTGCAGGTGCCATAGGATGGGCGCAATTAAAGCGAATAGTCTATGGCTGTCGCGACGAAAAGCGTGGCTATATGGAGTATGCACCAAAGGCATTGCACCCGAAAGCCACAACTGTGTACGGTGTGTTGGAAGATGAGTGTAAGGACTTGATGCAAAGGTTTTTCAAGGAAAGGAGATAG
- a CDS encoding histidinol phosphate phosphatase encodes MANRPLAYTLTERKATIGAMAGKTVIQANPTGRKRVDHRSFCDEVARATTFTGAEVEAVLRLAAEIAKRHVENGDIVEFGDIGTLTPSFQSKLVEKGVVEFNPNIHITKPVVRLSPSRKYFTLTGVSYERVEAPAKKTKKPKPSEESGEDNP; translated from the coding sequence ATGGCAAACAGACCTTTAGCCTACACGCTCACCGAGCGCAAGGCAACAATCGGGGCAATGGCTGGCAAGACCGTCATTCAGGCTAATCCCACAGGACGCAAGCGCGTCGACCACCGCAGCTTCTGCGACGAGGTGGCGCGCGCAACCACATTCACCGGCGCAGAGGTGGAGGCAGTGCTCCGGCTCGCCGCCGAGATAGCAAAACGCCACGTAGAAAACGGCGACATCGTGGAGTTTGGCGACATCGGCACGCTCACACCCTCCTTCCAGAGCAAGTTGGTTGAGAAAGGCGTAGTGGAGTTCAATCCCAACATCCACATTACGAAGCCCGTCGTGCGTCTCTCGCCCTCGCGCAAATACTTCACCCTCACCGGCGTAAGCTACGAGCGTGTAGAAGCACCGGCCAAGAAAACGAAGAAGCCGAAGCCGTCAGAAGAAAGTGGCGAGGATAATCCGTAA
- the rsmI gene encoding 16S rRNA (cytidine(1402)-2'-O)-methyltransferase, which yields MGILYLVPTPVGNMEDMTFRAIRILKEADLVLCEDTRTSGILLKHFDIKNHLMAHHKFNEHGTAASIVNRLKAGETVALISDAGTPGISDPGFFLAREAIASGITVQTLPGPTAMIPALVSSGFPCDRFCFEGFLPQKKGRKTQIESLADETRTMIFYESPYRVLKTLEQFAEIFGKERMVSCCREISKLHEESVRGTLEEVINHFKETAPRGEFVIVLAGKEKTKTKEKSNKSQTTNQ from the coding sequence ATGGGTATATTATATCTTGTACCAACGCCAGTGGGGAATATGGAGGATATGACTTTTCGTGCCATCCGAATCCTTAAGGAAGCAGATCTCGTGCTCTGCGAAGACACACGCACGTCCGGGATTCTGCTCAAGCATTTTGATATAAAGAATCATCTAATGGCGCATCATAAGTTCAATGAGCACGGTACTGCTGCAAGCATCGTGAACCGACTGAAGGCAGGCGAGACAGTAGCACTCATTTCCGATGCAGGAACGCCCGGTATCAGCGACCCCGGATTCTTTTTGGCGCGCGAAGCAATCGCATCAGGCATCACGGTGCAGACCTTGCCCGGGCCAACAGCAATGATTCCGGCCTTGGTTTCCAGCGGATTTCCTTGCGACCGTTTCTGCTTTGAAGGCTTTCTCCCACAGAAAAAGGGACGGAAAACGCAGATAGAAAGTCTAGCAGACGAGACACGCACAATGATATTCTATGAATCTCCATACAGGGTATTGAAAACATTGGAGCAGTTTGCCGAAATATTCGGCAAGGAGAGAATGGTCAGTTGCTGTCGCGAAATCTCCAAATTGCACGAAGAGAGCGTGCGTGGCACGCTGGAAGAAGTAATAAATCACTTCAAGGAGACAGCCCCAAGAGGCGAATTTGTAATCGTCTTGGCTGGAAAAGAGAAAACAAAGACAAAAGAAAAATCAAATAAATCCCAAACGACCAACCAATAA
- the trxA gene encoding thioredoxin, translating into MEVVITTENFESYKNGDLPLVVDLWATWCGPCKMVGPIISELANDYDGKIVVGKCDVEENNDIAMDFGVRNIPTILFFKGGELVDKFVGAASKAVLDEKFKALL; encoded by the coding sequence ATGGAAGTAGTAATTACAACTGAGAATTTTGAGAGTTACAAGAATGGCGATTTGCCATTGGTAGTTGATCTTTGGGCTACTTGGTGTGGTCCCTGCAAGATGGTTGGTCCAATCATTTCAGAATTGGCAAACGACTATGACGGCAAGATCGTTGTCGGTAAGTGCGATGTAGAGGAAAACAACGACATCGCTATGGATTTCGGTGTCCGCAACATCCCTACAATCCTTTTCTTCAAGGGCGGCGAATTGGTAGACAAGTTCGTGGGAGCTGCTTCCAAGGCTGTTCTCGACGAGAAGTTCAAGGCATTGCTGTAA